A genomic segment from Malus domestica chromosome 05, GDT2T_hap1 encodes:
- the LOC103436106 gene encoding uncharacterized protein, producing MLRRKIRLTKEYLYRKSLEGKQRLLYEKKRKIKEALEEGKPIPTELRNEEAALRQEIDLEDENTAVPRSHIDDEYANASQRDPKILLTTSRDPSAPLIQFAKELKLVFPNAQQMNRGGQVISEIIETCRSHEFTDVVLVHEHRGVPDGLIISHLPFGPTAYFQLLNVVTRHDIKDKKAMGTMPQVYPHLILDNFTTKLGERAANILKHLFPVPKPDTKRIITFANRSDYISFRHHTYEKPGGPKSIELKEIGPRFELRLFKIRLGTMDQDEAQNEWVIRPYMNTAKKQKYMGD from the exons atgCTGCGCCGAAAAATTAGGTTAACCAAGGAGTACTTGTACAGAAAGAGCTTGGAAGGCAAACAACGATTGCTTTATGAGAAGAAGCGCAAGATCAAAGAAGCTTTAGAag AGGGGAAACCGATACCCACTGAGCTCCGGAATGAGGAGGCTGCTCTTCGTCAAGAGATCGATTTAGAAGACGAAAACACTGCCG TCCCAAGGTCACATATCGATGATGAATATGCAAATGCATCTCAAAGAGACCCAAAAATTTTGCTGACTACTTCTCGGGATCCGAGTGCACCACTAATACAATTTGCGAAG GAATTGAAACTCGTTTTTCCCAATGCGCAACAAATGAATCGTGGTGGCCAG GTTATTTCTGAAATTATTGAAACATGCCGTTCACACGAATTTACGGATGTTGTGTTGGTTCATGAACATCGTGGTGTACCAGATGGTTTGATTATTAGCCACCTTCCCTTTGGTCCAACAGCTTATTTTCAACTACTCAATGTG GTCACAAGACATGACATCAAAGACAAGAAAGCCATGGGAACGATGCCTCAGGTTTACCCACACCTGATACTTGACAATTTCACGACCAAG TTGGGTGAGAGGGCagcaaatattttaaagcaTCTCTTTCCAGTGCCAAAGCCGGATACGAAACGCATAATCACTTTCGCCAATCGGTCTGACTACATTTCATTCAG GCACCATACTTATGAGAAGCCTGGAGGTCCTAAATCCATTGAGCTGAAGGAGATCGGTCCTCGGTTTGAATTGAGGCTTTTTAAG ATAAGGTTAGGAACAATGGATCAGGACGAAGCCCAGAATGAATGGGTCATCAGACCATACATGAACACAGCCAAGAAACAGAAGTATATGGGGGATTGA
- the LOC103436107 gene encoding prohibitin-1, mitochondrial encodes MNFNNVKVPKVPGGGAVSALLKVGIIGGLGLYGAANSLYNVEGGHRAIVFNRIIGVKDKVYPEGTHLIIPWFERPVIYDVRARPHLVESTSGSRDLQMVKIGLRVLTRPLPDQLPTVYRTLGENYNERVLPSIVHETLKAVVAQYNASQLITQRETVSREIRKILTERAANFNIALDDVSITTLTFGKEFTAAIEAKQVAAQEAERAKFVVDKAEQDKKSAIIRAEGEATSAKLIGEAIANNPAFITLRKIEAAREIAHTISNSANKVFLNSDDLLLNLQEMNLDVNKKK; translated from the exons ATGAATTTCAACAACGTTAAGGTTCCGAAAGTTCCCGGTGGTGGTGCAGTTTCTGCTTTGCTTAAGGTTGGCATAATTGGTGGGCTTGGCTTGTATGGAGCTGCCAACAGTCTGTACAATGTCGAGGGAGGGCATCGAGCCATTGTGTTCAACCGGATAATCGGTGTCAAGGACAAG GTCTATCCAGAGGGTACACACCTCATCATTCCATGGTTTGAGAGGCCAGTCATTTATGATGTCCGTGCACGACCTCATCTAGTGGAGAGTACTTCTGGGAGCCGTGATCTCCAAATG GTGAAAATTGGGCTTCGAGTGCTTACTCGACCTCTACCAGACCAGCTGCCTACAGTTTATCGGACTCTTGGTGAGAATTACAATGAGAGAGTCCTTCCTTCCATTGTTCATGAAACTTTGAAAGCTGTTGTTGCACAGTATAATGCTAGTCAGCTCATTACTCAGAGAGAG ACTGTCAGTAGGGAAATACGAAAGATTTTGACTGAAAGGGCTGCCAATTTCAACATTGCGCTGGACGATGTGTCAATTACAACTCTTACTTTTGGGAAGGAGTTCACGGCTGCAATTGAGGCCAAACAAGTGGCTGCACAGGAAGCTGAGAGAGCCAAGTTTGTTGTGGACAAGGCTGAACAAGACAAGAAGAGTGCTATCATCAGAGCAGAG GGAGAGGCGACAAGTGCCAAGCTGATTGGTGAAGCTATTGCAAACAATCCGGCATTTATTACACTGAGGAAGATTGAGGCTGCAAGAGAGATTGCACATACAATCTCAAATTCCGCAAACAAAGTTTTCTTGAACTCAGATGATCTGTTGCTGAACCTTCAGGAGATGAATTTGGATGTCAACAAGAAGAAATAG